From Pangasianodon hypophthalmus isolate fPanHyp1 chromosome 10, fPanHyp1.pri, whole genome shotgun sequence:
cctcgcacctccagggtaggggtttgattcccgcctctgctctgtgtgtgtgtgtgtgtgtgtgtgtgtgtgtgtgtgtgtgtggagtttgcatgttctccctgtgcttcgggggtttcctccgggtcctctggtttcctcctccagtccaaagacatgcactgtaggctgattggcatctctaaattgtctgtagtgtgtgaatgggtgtgtagAAAAATTTTAATAGAagtgtatagactttttatatccactgtattattttaaaaatcattgctGCCTTTTTATGAGCTTGCGTTTATGttccaaatatttttaactttttttttttctgtaatttaatcTGTTCCAGTATTTTGTACATATGAGATTTGTGATgcataattaaaacaaacaaactgtgaAATTTTTCTGGCAAAACCTTTGTACTTTCACtgtagaaaatatttattaaaatttgtaTGCATTTCACATATATAATGActgtataataaacattttgcttcTTATGGCTAAATTTTATATGTAGAAATATTATCTACCACTATCATATAAACGTACAAATGTGACAAATGGGTACAATTTATTAGCTGTATTAccttttaaatacatttttattatgttctgATTCATGTTTTTGTATATGTACTTTtgaattaatcaaaaaaaaaaaaaagaaaaggaaaaaaaaaaccctgaggaGCTCTGAAACAGTACCGTAGGTTTGGCGCCATCTTGTGGTCGCTCTTTGTACTGCACCGTGTTTGTCTCCTGTTGATGACGTAACCAAATGCAAAATGGCGCTGCTCTGTGAGAGTCACGCTGCGATTAGATTTGTTTACTATCACTTTCTCAGTGCATTGAATTTAATGCATTAACACATTTAACGTCGCTTTCTGGGTCTcgagtgtgtttttctgttttatttatatttttctataagaCAAACGCGTGCATTTTGACTGGGCGTGTGACATTTACGTGTACATTTTATACTCATACGTACATGTCTAAGTAATGAATGAGAAACATTTCATCACTGGTAGAAACACTGGTAGTCTTATGAAGCTTAGCTGATGTCTGCTTTTGGGTTGTGTTGCAGTTTGGGTCCCTCAATTAAAATGACACCAAGGCTGGCCAGAGTGTGTGCCACATGTTTAAGTCATAAGGTCAACCGGAGTGATCTCAGAATTGCTTCATTAGCTTGGACAAAGTGGTTTGGGACAGGTCCAAAAAGTCCAGCTGGAGATGATGATGGTTCTGAAGCACCGGTGCCATCTGGTCCAACACTTTCTCCATTCTCAAGGCGAGCTTCTCGATTTGGGAGGCGACCCTTGTCACCTTTAGAGAGAGTGAGTCAAATGTTACCCCAGGAATCGTtaagtgaggaggtctgggaaCTCAGACGGAATAAACCAAGTGACGAGAATGAAGACACGGAAACACAGACTCCAGAGAAGCTCATGGAAGATCTAGATGTTCATGAACAACCTGGAGATGTTGACAGTGTTGACAGAGTTGTAAATCAGCGCAAGGAAGAAATGATGCACGCTCATGTTCTACCTGGGGAGCGTGTGATGTGTTTTGGAGAAGTCCTGCTTGCTGAGTACCGCCGTAAACGAAGGCTGGAGTTACAGAAGATGTTCCAGCTGGAGAAAGGATCTAGGCTGGGGAGCAACTGTGGTTTTGTAGCTCATGATGTCATCCAGGGCTGCCATGCCGGGACGGTTTTCCGCACCAACCTGGGGCTCCCTATGCTCATCCGCAGACCCAGTCTCGAAGAGTTCACGCTGTTTATGAAAAGAGGGCCTGCTATTGCTTATCCAAAAGTAAGcctttattcatttacacattGATTTCTTTATATTCAGGCACAGAGCTCAGGCTTTCACAGCTCTCTGGCAGTTCTGGGATGTGAACTTacaaccttctggtcactaGCACAAACCcttaagtgcttgattttataccttagatcaggggttctcaaactttttgtgaACAGGGACCACTTTGCTTTCACAGATGCTTTccgctctctcttttttttataatagacGTTAGATTTTAGCCTTCCATCTGATATCACAATCAGCCGACACTGACTGCACTGCATTTTATAAAACACGAACACGGATCCTATCGTGCCTCATACACACAGTTGAGAGTCATACACACATTTCACTATTCACACTGACAAACAGTTCAGATGTTAAAAAGAGGATTCGGGAAATAATCTGGATTAAATGACACTACAAGAGTAATGCCATTCTCTGCATCTATGAACAGTGCTTCATATATGCTGGCTCTCAGTGTTCACTTGAATCAACAAGTCGAGACAAAGCGCTGACTCCTTTGCAAACGCCACACGACTCATTTTCACTCGTCTCTCTGCAGGACGCCAGTGCCatgctgatgatgatggatgTGAACGCGGGAGACTGTGTGCTGGAGTCGGGGTCTGGATCCGGAGCCAtgagtctcttcctgtcccGAGCaggttctttctttttactgaGACGTTATCTACACATGATGGATGTTAATTCAGGATTACGTCTGCAACATCCTATACTTctattgtgttaaaaaaaaatagcccaCAATCTGCCTGAATGATTTTAACCTTAGGCTATCTAGGTCAAAATTGTGTAGCCTAGGTGTGTAATAATCCGATGATTTGAATCGATCTGTGTTAATccatctaaccctaaccctatgcTCTTAAACTAGTCCTTTTCTATGTCCTCATTCACAGAGTAATAGTAGGCCTACCTCAGATTCTCATCAAAGTTAGGCAGATATCGATATGAGGCTACTAAATTACATAGAATCATATTGTATTATATCACAGCAGATTCACACGTATCCTCAAATATCGACTTGTTGACTTTGGAATCAAAATCATATtatgtggaagcctgaggtttacagcCCTAGTGTAGTCTACAGGGACATGTAAGTCTTCTAAAGTGTTTCAACCTGaaatcacgtgtgtgtgtgtgtgtgttcatcccCCCTCAGTGGGCTCTATTGGAACCGTGCTGAGTGTTGAAGTAAGAGCGGACCACCACAGACGGGCCGTGTTAAATTACGAGCGCTGGCGTTCGTCCTGGAAGCTGCGCAGTGGAAATGAGTGGCCTGAAAATGTCCACTTTCACCTCGGAGATCTCATAAATGCCGCCCCCTTGCTTGCTGGGCGGAGCTTCAATTCCGTAAGGGGTCCAAACACCGCAGTTTAGCAtatttattgaatattgaatataaaacagtgtgtgtcgTGCTGCTATCacaaagcgttttattcctctcataccacaattttccaatgattcaatttttatatttattaaagaatgacacatcatacattttatacatttatagttacatttaatgatgtggaatgtctgaaacaatttagttcatgttctcacttacagcagctatgaacagttgttccctctcctcgctttttctctcttaaagttaattcaacaaaaaacaaaaacataacatcAATTTACTGAGAAaacttacatttacagctttacacctctgactgttacaaagtgctgacactggagactccttaaataaatgttaaataaacatcttacacaAAAcctcaccatgtcaacaattacagttttttaaaatctgttgttactatagaaacgataacgtattagaacgagcttattaatataaagctgtgatttgcagctgcactactgtcagagctgctgttctagaaaattaatcaacaccttctcaccaaTCAGAACCCAACAGTGCCGTggtataaaatactttttatgcAGATGaccatgttttaaaaacattgtagcATATTTTGAGAAACGAGCTACACCTGGAAATACTATCAAGATATTTGTCTAGTATGGcagatttcagtttgttctggtgtgtgtgtgtgtgtttcaggtggcTCTGGATATGATTAACCCTCATCTGGCTTTACCCACAGTCATCCCTCATCTCCatacaggaggtgtgtgtgccGTCTATCAGGCCAAGtaagtctctctcacacacacacatgattctGCAGATTAGTTGATTTTAAACCACCTGGACTTTAATAAGTAGACATTTTGCTCCTCTTGTATTATTTCTGTATAGTTTTCTGAACCTGTTGTTGTACTGTTTGTGCACTGGGGCTAAAGTTGTCTTTTTTGTTACTGCTTACTTTTTATattactttgtgtttttttttttcctggtacTTGGATCTTATATGGTCCTTTTTGTTACTAGCACTTATACAAAGCAGCATTAGTCTTGTCTATCATGTTATGAAGACATTTTGtcaagtcgctttggataactGCATctgctaaaaaataaaacaatattttcaagatctgtttttatttatcaatcaGAATAAATTCCTAGAGGAAACTGTCCAATCAGAAAACAACGGCTGAAATCCTCAGCTACGGGAACAAACATTCGATCAGATCATAACAGCTAACCCAGGCAGAATCTGTATACAACGCTATAGTCTTATTTACTGAATTCCCACAGATCAAAACACAGGTTTAAACActatttaaaacagtttttcctTCAATTTGTCACCCACCTGTATGATGCATGACAGTATTACACAGATCATCGACTTAATGGAAGGACTTCGCTGCTCCACACTTCCTCTGGTGTGTGAACGCATCATCGAGGTGCAGTACAGGGATTGGCTGCTTGCGCCGTCGCTCAAAAAAGACGGCTCCTTCCACCAGCGAAAAACATCTCCAGGTGAAGAAACCACAGAGAGCGAGAATGACGACTCAAATGATGAAGGTAACACTTACCTGTTGtttggtttaaaaatattaacttccATTGACTAGTTTGAGGTTTTTGCCGTGTATTTTACAGTATGCGTCTATCTAAAAGTTTCACTGTATTAAAAAGACAGGAAACGAAACGTGCAAATCTTTAAATGTCTTTATGCTGTGTTTAGAAACTGCCTTTAGAAAAGCTTTAAATAAGTTGATTTGAGTTGCTTTGCAAAtttgttttatcattatttGAAATTCATGCATAAACGTTAACTAATAAACAGAAGTGTTAATGGACCTGTGCT
This genomic window contains:
- the trmt61b gene encoding tRNA (adenine(58)-N(1))-methyltransferase, mitochondrial, whose amino-acid sequence is MSAFGLCCSLGPSIKMTPRLARVCATCLSHKVNRSDLRIASLAWTKWFGTGPKSPAGDDDGSEAPVPSGPTLSPFSRRASRFGRRPLSPLERVSQMLPQESLSEEVWELRRNKPSDENEDTETQTPEKLMEDLDVHEQPGDVDSVDRVVNQRKEEMMHAHVLPGERVMCFGEVLLAEYRRKRRLELQKMFQLEKGSRLGSNCGFVAHDVIQGCHAGTVFRTNLGLPMLIRRPSLEEFTLFMKRGPAIAYPKDASAMLMMMDVNAGDCVLESGSGSGAMSLFLSRAVGSIGTVLSVEVRADHHRRAVLNYERWRSSWKLRSGNEWPENVHFHLGDLINAAPLLAGRSFNSVALDMINPHLALPTVIPHLHTGGVCAVYQANITQIIDLMEGLRCSTLPLVCERIIEVQYRDWLLAPSLKKDGSFHQRKTSPGEETTESENDDSNDEAHESPAHFPFGSIPYIARPHPEQNGHTAFLVKLRKISK